The following are encoded in a window of Oncorhynchus mykiss isolate Arlee chromosome Y, USDA_OmykA_1.1, whole genome shotgun sequence genomic DNA:
- the LOC110509731 gene encoding tRNA pseudouridine synthase A isoform X1: protein MQPKSWTRSAKQIPKKKKKKKKKKKKKKSSLPESHTKKKGWLYKCAGIRWIMSEESGNVQNKPLKRVEEGSGELGEHIRKKLKSDVEQTGDERKHPKRKVVLLLAYSGKGYYGMQRNAGSSQFKTIEDELVTALIKSGCIPDNHGDDMKKMSFQRCARTDKGVSAAGQVVSLKLWMIEDIKEKLNSNLPPQIRVLGLKRVTGGFNSKNSCDARTYSYMLPTVAFAPKDYSTENSIAFRLEPETLQRVNCLFGSYKGTHNFHNFTSQKAARDPSARRYITEMTCGEPFVRGGAEFAEITVRGQSFMMHQIRKMIGLVIAVVKGYSGDEVFKRSWGEEKVDVPKAPGLGLVLEKVHFDRYNKRFGGDGLHECLEWTEEEQAILAFKEEHIYPSIVETECQEGSMASWMATLPIHDFMATAKGAQDKDRGQDDEDEGNGSDSAL, encoded by the exons ATGCAACCTAAAAGTTGGACGCGATCTGCCAAGcaaatcccaaagaagaagaagaagaagaagaagaagaagaagaagaagaagtccaGTTTGCCCGAAAGCCACACGAAGAAGAAAG GTTGGCTTTACAAGTGTGCAGGGATAAGGTGGATAATGAGTGAAGAGTCAGGGAATGTGCAGAACAAGCCACTGAAACGAGTGGAGGAGGGAAGTGGCGAGTTGGGTGAGCACATCAGAAAGAAACTTAAGTCTGATGTAGAACAGACTGGCGATGAGAGgaaacaccccaaaagaaaagtgGTCCTGCTTTTGGCGTATTCAGGCAAAGGTTACTACGGTATGCAG AGAAATGCTGGATCTTCCCAGTTCAAAACCATTGAGGATGAGCTGGTTACAGCACTGATTAAGTCTGGGTGCATCCCAGACAACCATGGAGATGATATGAAAAAAATGTCATTCCAAAGATGTGCAAGAACGGACAAG GGTGTTTCTGCAGCAGGTCAAGTGGTCTCTCTAAAACTATGGATGATTGAAGACATAAAGGAAAAGCTCAACTCCAATCTTCCACCACAGATCCGAGTGCTGG GTCTGAAACGAGTGACTGGGGGCTTCAATTCTAAAAACAGCTGTGATGCCCGCACATACTCCTACATGCTCCCCACTGTGGCCTTCGCCCCAAAAGACTATAGCACTGAGAATTCTATTGCATTCCGCCTGGAGCCAGAGACACTGCAGAGAGTAAATTGTCTGTTTGGCAGCTACAAGGGCACTCATAACTTTCACAACTTCACCTCCCAGAAGGCCGCGCGGGACCCCAGCGCCCGCCGTTACATCACAGAGATGACCTGTGGCGAGCCCTTTGTGCGTGGCGGCGCTGAGTTTGCTGAGATTACCGTGCGTGGCCAGAGCTTCATGATGCATCAAATCCGGAAAATGATTGGCCTGGTGATAGCTGTGGTGAAGGGTTATTCTGGGGATGAGGTGTTCAAGCGAAGCTGGGGTGAGGAGAAGGTGGATGTACCCAAGGCCCCTGGGCTGGGCCTGGTGCTCGAGAAGGTGCACTTTGACAGGTACAACAAGCGCTTCGGCGGGGACGGCCTCCATGAGTGCCTGGAGTGGACTGAAGAGGAGCAGGCTATCTTGGCCTTCAAGGAGGAACACATCTACCCCAGCATTGTGGAGACGGAGTGCCAGGAAGGGTCCATGGCCAGCTGGATGGCCACACTGCCCATACACGACTTTATGGCCACTGCAAAAGGGGCTCAGGATAAGGACAGGGGGCAG GATGATGAGGATGAGGGTAATGGTTCAGATTCTGCACTTTGA
- the LOC110509731 gene encoding tRNA pseudouridine synthase A isoform X2 has product MQKIRALIASPRVSSFKSNGWLYKCAGIRWIMSEESGNVQNKPLKRVEEGSGELGEHIRKKLKSDVEQTGDERKHPKRKVVLLLAYSGKGYYGMQRNAGSSQFKTIEDELVTALIKSGCIPDNHGDDMKKMSFQRCARTDKGVSAAGQVVSLKLWMIEDIKEKLNSNLPPQIRVLGLKRVTGGFNSKNSCDARTYSYMLPTVAFAPKDYSTENSIAFRLEPETLQRVNCLFGSYKGTHNFHNFTSQKAARDPSARRYITEMTCGEPFVRGGAEFAEITVRGQSFMMHQIRKMIGLVIAVVKGYSGDEVFKRSWGEEKVDVPKAPGLGLVLEKVHFDRYNKRFGGDGLHECLEWTEEEQAILAFKEEHIYPSIVETECQEGSMASWMATLPIHDFMATAKGAQDKDRGQDDEDEGNGSDSAL; this is encoded by the exons ATGCAGAAAATTCGAGCCTTGATAGCAAGTCCACGAGTGTCGAGTTTCAAAAGCAACG GTTGGCTTTACAAGTGTGCAGGGATAAGGTGGATAATGAGTGAAGAGTCAGGGAATGTGCAGAACAAGCCACTGAAACGAGTGGAGGAGGGAAGTGGCGAGTTGGGTGAGCACATCAGAAAGAAACTTAAGTCTGATGTAGAACAGACTGGCGATGAGAGgaaacaccccaaaagaaaagtgGTCCTGCTTTTGGCGTATTCAGGCAAAGGTTACTACGGTATGCAG AGAAATGCTGGATCTTCCCAGTTCAAAACCATTGAGGATGAGCTGGTTACAGCACTGATTAAGTCTGGGTGCATCCCAGACAACCATGGAGATGATATGAAAAAAATGTCATTCCAAAGATGTGCAAGAACGGACAAG GGTGTTTCTGCAGCAGGTCAAGTGGTCTCTCTAAAACTATGGATGATTGAAGACATAAAGGAAAAGCTCAACTCCAATCTTCCACCACAGATCCGAGTGCTGG GTCTGAAACGAGTGACTGGGGGCTTCAATTCTAAAAACAGCTGTGATGCCCGCACATACTCCTACATGCTCCCCACTGTGGCCTTCGCCCCAAAAGACTATAGCACTGAGAATTCTATTGCATTCCGCCTGGAGCCAGAGACACTGCAGAGAGTAAATTGTCTGTTTGGCAGCTACAAGGGCACTCATAACTTTCACAACTTCACCTCCCAGAAGGCCGCGCGGGACCCCAGCGCCCGCCGTTACATCACAGAGATGACCTGTGGCGAGCCCTTTGTGCGTGGCGGCGCTGAGTTTGCTGAGATTACCGTGCGTGGCCAGAGCTTCATGATGCATCAAATCCGGAAAATGATTGGCCTGGTGATAGCTGTGGTGAAGGGTTATTCTGGGGATGAGGTGTTCAAGCGAAGCTGGGGTGAGGAGAAGGTGGATGTACCCAAGGCCCCTGGGCTGGGCCTGGTGCTCGAGAAGGTGCACTTTGACAGGTACAACAAGCGCTTCGGCGGGGACGGCCTCCATGAGTGCCTGGAGTGGACTGAAGAGGAGCAGGCTATCTTGGCCTTCAAGGAGGAACACATCTACCCCAGCATTGTGGAGACGGAGTGCCAGGAAGGGTCCATGGCCAGCTGGATGGCCACACTGCCCATACACGACTTTATGGCCACTGCAAAAGGGGCTCAGGATAAGGACAGGGGGCAG GATGATGAGGATGAGGGTAATGGTTCAGATTCTGCACTTTGA
- the LOC110509731 gene encoding tRNA pseudouridine synthase A isoform X3 — translation MSEESGNVQNKPLKRVEEGSGELGEHIRKKLKSDVEQTGDERKHPKRKVVLLLAYSGKGYYGMQRNAGSSQFKTIEDELVTALIKSGCIPDNHGDDMKKMSFQRCARTDKGVSAAGQVVSLKLWMIEDIKEKLNSNLPPQIRVLGLKRVTGGFNSKNSCDARTYSYMLPTVAFAPKDYSTENSIAFRLEPETLQRVNCLFGSYKGTHNFHNFTSQKAARDPSARRYITEMTCGEPFVRGGAEFAEITVRGQSFMMHQIRKMIGLVIAVVKGYSGDEVFKRSWGEEKVDVPKAPGLGLVLEKVHFDRYNKRFGGDGLHECLEWTEEEQAILAFKEEHIYPSIVETECQEGSMASWMATLPIHDFMATAKGAQDKDRGQDDEDEGNGSDSAL, via the exons ATGAGTGAAGAGTCAGGGAATGTGCAGAACAAGCCACTGAAACGAGTGGAGGAGGGAAGTGGCGAGTTGGGTGAGCACATCAGAAAGAAACTTAAGTCTGATGTAGAACAGACTGGCGATGAGAGgaaacaccccaaaagaaaagtgGTCCTGCTTTTGGCGTATTCAGGCAAAGGTTACTACGGTATGCAG AGAAATGCTGGATCTTCCCAGTTCAAAACCATTGAGGATGAGCTGGTTACAGCACTGATTAAGTCTGGGTGCATCCCAGACAACCATGGAGATGATATGAAAAAAATGTCATTCCAAAGATGTGCAAGAACGGACAAG GGTGTTTCTGCAGCAGGTCAAGTGGTCTCTCTAAAACTATGGATGATTGAAGACATAAAGGAAAAGCTCAACTCCAATCTTCCACCACAGATCCGAGTGCTGG GTCTGAAACGAGTGACTGGGGGCTTCAATTCTAAAAACAGCTGTGATGCCCGCACATACTCCTACATGCTCCCCACTGTGGCCTTCGCCCCAAAAGACTATAGCACTGAGAATTCTATTGCATTCCGCCTGGAGCCAGAGACACTGCAGAGAGTAAATTGTCTGTTTGGCAGCTACAAGGGCACTCATAACTTTCACAACTTCACCTCCCAGAAGGCCGCGCGGGACCCCAGCGCCCGCCGTTACATCACAGAGATGACCTGTGGCGAGCCCTTTGTGCGTGGCGGCGCTGAGTTTGCTGAGATTACCGTGCGTGGCCAGAGCTTCATGATGCATCAAATCCGGAAAATGATTGGCCTGGTGATAGCTGTGGTGAAGGGTTATTCTGGGGATGAGGTGTTCAAGCGAAGCTGGGGTGAGGAGAAGGTGGATGTACCCAAGGCCCCTGGGCTGGGCCTGGTGCTCGAGAAGGTGCACTTTGACAGGTACAACAAGCGCTTCGGCGGGGACGGCCTCCATGAGTGCCTGGAGTGGACTGAAGAGGAGCAGGCTATCTTGGCCTTCAAGGAGGAACACATCTACCCCAGCATTGTGGAGACGGAGTGCCAGGAAGGGTCCATGGCCAGCTGGATGGCCACACTGCCCATACACGACTTTATGGCCACTGCAAAAGGGGCTCAGGATAAGGACAGGGGGCAG GATGATGAGGATGAGGGTAATGGTTCAGATTCTGCACTTTGA
- the LOC110509732 gene encoding vacuolar protein sorting-associated protein 29 isoform X2 produces the protein MLVLVLGDLHIPHRCNTLPAKFKKLLVPGKIQHILCTGNLCTKESYDYLKTLAGDVHIVRGDFDENLNYPEQKVVTVGQFKIGLIHGHQVIPWGDMASLALLQRQLDVDILISGHTHKFEAFENENKFYINPGSATGAYNALESNIIPSFVLMDIQASTVVTYVYQLIGDDVKVERIEYKKS, from the exons ATG TTGGTCCTGGTGTTAGGTGACCTGCACATCCCCCACCGATGCAATACCCTTCCAGCCAAGTTCAAGAAGCTGCTAGTGCCAGGAAAAATCCAGCACATCCTCTGTACAGGCAACCTTTGCACCAAGGAGAGCTATGACTACCTGAAGACCCTGGCTGGGGATGTACACATCGTTAGGGGAGACTTTGATGAG AACCTGAACTACCCGGAGCAGAAGGTGGTGACAGTGGGTCAGTTTAAGATCGGCCTGATCCATGGGCACCAGGTGATCCCCTGGGGGGACATGGCAAGCCTGGCCCTGCTGCAGAGGCAGCTTGACGTCGACATCCTCATCTCTGGACACACGCACAAGTTCGAGGCCTTCGAAAACGAGAACAAGTTCTACATCAACCCCGGCTCAGCAACTGGAGCCTACAACGCACTGGAAAG CAACATCATCCCATCCTTTGTATTGATGGACATCCAAGCATCCACAGTGGTGACATATGTCTACCAGCTCATCGGAGATGACGTGAAAGTGGAGAGGATTGAGTACAAGAAATCCTAA
- the LOC110509732 gene encoding vacuolar protein sorting-associated protein 29 isoform X1 yields MAVHRLVLVLGDLHIPHRCNTLPAKFKKLLVPGKIQHILCTGNLCTKESYDYLKTLAGDVHIVRGDFDENLNYPEQKVVTVGQFKIGLIHGHQVIPWGDMASLALLQRQLDVDILISGHTHKFEAFENENKFYINPGSATGAYNALESNIIPSFVLMDIQASTVVTYVYQLIGDDVKVERIEYKKS; encoded by the exons ATG GCTGTTCACCGG TTGGTCCTGGTGTTAGGTGACCTGCACATCCCCCACCGATGCAATACCCTTCCAGCCAAGTTCAAGAAGCTGCTAGTGCCAGGAAAAATCCAGCACATCCTCTGTACAGGCAACCTTTGCACCAAGGAGAGCTATGACTACCTGAAGACCCTGGCTGGGGATGTACACATCGTTAGGGGAGACTTTGATGAG AACCTGAACTACCCGGAGCAGAAGGTGGTGACAGTGGGTCAGTTTAAGATCGGCCTGATCCATGGGCACCAGGTGATCCCCTGGGGGGACATGGCAAGCCTGGCCCTGCTGCAGAGGCAGCTTGACGTCGACATCCTCATCTCTGGACACACGCACAAGTTCGAGGCCTTCGAAAACGAGAACAAGTTCTACATCAACCCCGGCTCAGCAACTGGAGCCTACAACGCACTGGAAAG CAACATCATCCCATCCTTTGTATTGATGGACATCCAAGCATCCACAGTGGTGACATATGTCTACCAGCTCATCGGAGATGACGTGAAAGTGGAGAGGATTGAGTACAAGAAATCCTAA